One Vibrio sp. 16 genomic window carries:
- the frsA gene encoding esterase FrsA translates to MSEEVSKNLSETLFANHKQAKETSELTRYMPSSQSFLDEKRESDGYKWYRNLRRMQWTWQGLDPIEIEAVLAKIAASKHSRTHEEWLDTVMGYHSGNWTYEWTKLGMLHQKRSSQLKGEEAADELFNASLCFSIAGYPHLKNDNLATQAQVLASSAYTEATKKTKYIVKRLEIPYQKKSIIAHLHLTSTEKPQPVVIVSAGLDSLQTDLWTVFRDHLAKKNIAMLTVDMPSIGHNTHWNLTEDTSVLHQAVLNELYSIPWVDHHRVGLIGFRFGGNAMVRLSFLEQDKIKACVSMGAPIHDVLSSPDKLKSMPKMYLDVLASRLGKNAVDIHSLSSQLMAWSLKVQGILSSRKTRVPILAMSLEGDPVSPYSDNQMVALYSDYGKAKKISAKTITQGYEQSLDLAIKWLEDELMR, encoded by the coding sequence ATGTCTGAGGAAGTCAGCAAGAATCTCTCTGAAACGTTGTTTGCGAATCATAAGCAAGCGAAAGAAACCTCGGAACTGACTCGATATATGCCAAGTAGCCAGAGCTTCTTGGATGAAAAGCGTGAGAGTGACGGATACAAGTGGTATCGAAATTTGCGTCGAATGCAATGGACGTGGCAGGGCTTAGACCCAATCGAGATTGAAGCGGTGCTCGCCAAAATCGCAGCTTCGAAGCACTCCCGAACTCATGAAGAGTGGTTAGACACCGTCATGGGGTATCACAGTGGCAACTGGACCTACGAGTGGACGAAGCTCGGCATGCTTCACCAAAAGCGTTCATCGCAACTGAAGGGCGAAGAAGCGGCTGATGAGCTTTTTAATGCGTCACTCTGTTTTAGCATTGCCGGCTACCCGCATCTAAAAAACGATAATCTGGCGACTCAGGCGCAAGTTCTAGCAAGTTCTGCTTATACCGAAGCGACCAAGAAGACGAAGTACATCGTAAAGCGGTTAGAGATCCCTTATCAGAAAAAAAGCATAATTGCTCATCTTCACCTTACCAGTACCGAAAAGCCGCAACCTGTGGTGATTGTGAGTGCTGGGCTGGACAGTTTGCAAACCGACTTGTGGACCGTTTTCCGTGACCATCTTGCGAAGAAAAATATCGCGATGCTAACCGTCGATATGCCTTCGATCGGGCACAATACCCACTGGAATTTAACTGAAGACACGTCAGTATTGCACCAAGCTGTGCTCAATGAGTTGTACTCCATTCCTTGGGTCGATCATCACAGAGTAGGGCTGATTGGTTTTCGCTTTGGTGGTAATGCGATGGTGCGTCTTTCATTTTTGGAGCAAGATAAAATCAAGGCGTGTGTCTCGATGGGGGCACCGATCCATGATGTCTTGTCATCACCCGATAAGCTCAAGAGTATGCCGAAGATGTACCTTGATGTGCTGGCGTCACGTTTAGGCAAAAACGCAGTGGATATTCATAGCCTGTCGAGTCAACTGATGGCTTGGTCGTTGAAAGTGCAGGGGATATTGTCTAGCCGTAAAACTCGTGTCCCTATTTTGGCAATGAGCTTAGAAGGAGATCCTGTTTCCCCTTATAGCGATAATCAGATGGTTGCTTTATACAGCGACTACGGTAAAGCGAAGAAAATCAGTGCAAAAACAATTACACAAGGATATGAGCAATCCCTCGATTTAGCGATTAAGTGGCTAGAAGATGAGCTAATGAGATGA
- the tet(34) gene encoding oxytetracycline resistance phosphoribosyltransferase domain-containing protein Tet(34) has translation MAKKFIITWDQMHTFCRELAEKQMPAEQWKGIWAVSRGGLVPGAILARELGIRHVDTICISSYDHDHQRDMTVVKAPEGDGEGFLIVEDLVDSGDTARKLREMYPKAKLIAVCAKPAGVELLDDYVVDIAQDTWIEQPWDMSIQYVEPINRKQK, from the coding sequence ATGGCTAAGAAATTCATTATCACATGGGACCAAATGCACACATTCTGTCGCGAGTTGGCTGAGAAACAGATGCCAGCGGAGCAGTGGAAAGGTATTTGGGCAGTAAGCCGTGGTGGTTTGGTTCCAGGGGCAATTCTTGCTCGTGAGCTCGGTATTCGTCACGTTGATACGATTTGTATCTCAAGCTATGACCACGACCACCAACGTGATATGACTGTTGTAAAAGCACCTGAAGGTGACGGTGAAGGCTTCCTGATCGTGGAAGACCTAGTGGACAGTGGTGATACCGCGCGTAAGTTACGTGAAATGTACCCGAAAGCAAAATTGATTGCTGTTTGTGCAAAACCTGCTGGAGTAGAACTGCTAGACGATTACGTGGTAGACATTGCTCAAGATACATGGATTGAGCAGCCATGGGACATGTCTATCCAGTACGTTGAGCCAATCAATCGCAAACAAAAGTAA
- the proB gene encoding glutamate 5-kinase, producing the protein MNQESGKVLQSQTVVVKLGTSVLTGGTLALDRAHMVELVRQCAELKKQGHSVVMVSSGAIAAGREHLGYPALPNSMASKQLLAAVGQSQLIQTWESLFAIYGLKIGQMLLTRADLEDRERFLNARDTINALVENDIIPVVNENDAVATSEIKVGDNDNLSALVGILCGADKLLLLTDQKGLFTADPRKDPNAELIKEVKTIDDTLRKIAGGSGTTLGTGGMATKLQAADIARRAGIEVIIAAGSAPNVVFDSLSDEPQGTRFLPCEEALENRKRWILAGPAASGDIVIDDGAVNAVVEKGSSLLAKGLTGVSGEFARGDVVRVTDAQGKLVARGIASYSSQDMAKIVGKHSKDIIGILGYDYGSEVLHRDDMVVIQE; encoded by the coding sequence ATGAATCAAGAAAGCGGAAAAGTACTACAGTCACAGACTGTGGTAGTGAAACTAGGTACTAGTGTATTAACTGGTGGAACGCTGGCGTTAGATCGAGCTCATATGGTTGAGTTGGTTCGTCAATGCGCCGAGCTAAAAAAACAAGGCCACTCAGTGGTGATGGTTTCGTCTGGCGCCATCGCAGCTGGTCGAGAGCACCTAGGTTACCCCGCATTGCCCAACTCTATGGCCAGCAAGCAACTGTTAGCGGCCGTGGGTCAAAGCCAGTTGATTCAAACGTGGGAATCATTGTTTGCTATCTACGGTTTGAAAATTGGTCAGATGTTACTGACGCGGGCAGATTTAGAAGATCGCGAGCGCTTCTTAAATGCTCGTGACACCATCAACGCACTGGTTGAAAACGATATTATTCCCGTTGTTAACGAAAACGATGCCGTTGCGACCAGCGAAATCAAAGTTGGTGACAATGATAACTTATCGGCATTGGTTGGTATTTTGTGTGGTGCCGACAAGCTATTGCTGCTGACCGATCAAAAAGGATTGTTTACAGCAGACCCTCGTAAAGATCCTAACGCTGAGTTAATCAAAGAAGTGAAAACCATTGATGATACACTGCGTAAAATTGCTGGTGGTAGTGGCACAACGCTAGGCACTGGCGGTATGGCGACTAAGTTACAAGCCGCTGATATCGCACGACGAGCAGGTATTGAAGTTATTATCGCCGCAGGTAGCGCTCCGAATGTTGTTTTTGACTCATTGAGTGATGAGCCACAAGGTACCCGTTTCCTGCCGTGTGAAGAAGCGCTCGAAAACCGCAAGCGTTGGATCTTGGCAGGTCCTGCAGCATCAGGCGACATTGTCATTGATGATGGCGCGGTTAATGCGGTGGTAGAGAAAGGAAGCAGCTTGCTTGCCAAAGGCTTGACGGGAGTGAGCGGTGAGTTCGCGCGAGGTGATGTTGTCCGTGTCACTGACGCTCAAGGTAAGCTGGTTGCACGTGGTATCGCCAGCTACTCAAGCCAAGATATGGCTAAAATCGTCGGCAAACACAGCAAAGATATTATCGGTATTTTAGGTTACGACTACGGCAGTGAAGTGCTTCATCGTGACGATATGGTCGTAATCCAAGAATAA
- the crl gene encoding sigma factor-binding protein Crl, whose protein sequence is MSDTIKKPTHYRLVSVMRAIGPYLRESQCEEGAYLFDCLSVCVDDKKSPEKREFWGWWLELNLQDGVFQARYRTGLYDVTGDWQEKSIPKKVVEDVNRTQVAFHDKLVETLKSQFALEVQMHEESVEFV, encoded by the coding sequence ATGTCTGATACTATAAAAAAGCCGACTCACTATCGTTTGGTTTCCGTTATGAGGGCAATTGGGCCTTATTTACGCGAATCACAGTGTGAAGAAGGGGCTTATTTGTTTGATTGCTTGTCTGTTTGTGTAGACGATAAAAAGTCACCAGAAAAAAGAGAGTTTTGGGGGTGGTGGTTAGAGCTCAATCTACAAGATGGTGTATTCCAAGCACGCTATCGCACTGGGCTTTATGATGTGACTGGAGATTGGCAAGAAAAGAGCATACCGAAAAAAGTGGTTGAGGACGTCAACCGTACTCAAGTGGCGTTCCATGACAAGCTGGTTGAAACCTTGAAAAGTCAATTTGCACTAGAGGTTCAAATGCACGAAGAATCTGTCGAATTCGTCTGA